Within the Vigna angularis cultivar LongXiaoDou No.4 chromosome 10, ASM1680809v1, whole genome shotgun sequence genome, the region gatttttgttgttgttatgtGATTGTTGTATATTTATTGTCATTGTCAAAGGTACAATTTGATTGGTACCTCAGTGAGAATAATTGTTTAAATCCCATCATACGTCGTGCTTTCAATTTGGATGAGGGATTGAGGCGTGAAGGTTCCAAGCGtgaagaaaaagtagaagaaaaagtAGCTGAAAATGAATATGATGAAAATTGGCTATTATCCACTTTGGAAAAACTGAGAACAAACAATGCCAGGATAAGAAAAGTCAGAGATGAAATTGCAGCTGTTAGGAAGCTACTTGCTGATCGTGTGAAGTATCAAAAGGTGGAACAATCTCCTTCATTTCATGAACAACCTGCAGATGAAAAACATGAAGATCAACAAAATGAAGAACCTGGacatgaagaaaatgaagaacctatacatgaagaaaatgaagaacgTGCAGATGAAGAACCAGCTTGTACCATGgttgtagaagaagaaggagtcGCCGGTGACCATCCAATAGTTGTCGTTGACGTTGGCGATGGTGTTGATGATGGTGAAGGAGAAGTGGATGTACAACCGTTGAATGTACTGCCTTTGTGTTCTTTTGTTGGTGATCCAAAAACAGTGGTGGATTTGGATTAGTTGTACCACGCAGTTACGCGAAGAGACATTCCACGGAGGTTAGAACACAGTGATTTTTTATAAGTTGTTGTTATCGGTAGTTGAATTTATGGTGAATGATATTCGTAGGTGATTTAATGATGTTGTTTTTTCAGGTACGTCTCTGAGATTATGTATCAACTGTTGAGCACAAGTGAATGTAGCTCTTTAGGGCCAAGGCAATGTGTAGACAACATGGTAATTATACAGTTGACTTTAATTACCGTTGTCATTCAATTTAGAAAGTTCATAAATTTCATGTTGAAGTTGTTAATTGTTGTGCAGGCTTTAATTTTTGCAGCAACAATGTTCATGTACTTTGAAAAAAGGTTGACTGGAGTCATAAAGAGGATTGTATTCAGTCCTATGTTTGGGGTAAATGGTTTAAGTAGGTGTTGTTGGTTTTTGGTAGCCTAGAATTTAACATTGACATGGTTGTTTAATGatgttttaatttgatattgAAGACCCATGTCCTGCACGACTATAGGAAACGACCAGTCAATCAACATGTGTGGCAACTTCTTGACTACCAGCCATATTTTCGATATGATCTGGTTCGACTTCAGGCCTTATTGTCTGCTGATTGGGTGAGTAAGATGTACTTTGTAAGCAGATCCTTGTTTTTTAATGTGGGTTACTATTTTGACATATTCCAAACAATGTGTAGGTGTTCATCCCAATTGTAAGTGATGGTCATTGGTGGTGTTATGCACTGAAGGTCtgcacttttcagttttatgTGATAGACTCACTTGCCAATGGTATCAAAGGACGTTGTCGGATTGATAGAAGCATTGTAAGGTTTACCTTGATTAAAAAGTTGTTTGGAAAATGACTTCTTAAATCGTACTTAGTTTAAACTAAGTGTTTTCGTTATTTTAACCAAACAGGCTCAAAATATTCAACGCCTTTGGGGTTTGTTGACGGATAAACTTGAAGAGACTAAGTGTCCTTTGTTAGTTGAGAAAGCCAACATCCCAGTCCAACCAAACACGTAATTATATTTGACCTATGTGTTAAAAAATTTTGTGATTCCATTGACAAAATTAATGCATGTCTTTTTGAATTTGAACAGATACGATTGTGGTGTAATCATGATGAAAGCTATTGAAATCTGGGATGGAGAGGACAAATATGATGGGAAAAGCATGCCTGATTATACAAATGtatgttaaattatgaatttatcaATATTACATTATTAGACCGTTGACATTGGTTATGAATTCCAATATGTTCATTTCAGGAAGAGTTGGCTGCGTTTAGGAAAAAGTATATATGTGACTGGATCCTGGACGAGGACAACGTGCGAAGATTGGAGACGCTGCAACATTTTGGATTACTATAGGATTAGAAATGTGTCCTTCGTTTAGATTCTTCATCAGTAGTAAAACAATATACATTGTAGACAATTATAGTATTGAAAGTGTATTACTTGGATCTATGTACATGTGAACTTGTTCTAGTAATAATGAATACAGGTGAAGTATTGGTAATATTCATTTTcgttgtgtttgtttttagttGGAGTGAGTTTGTTTATTCGTTACGGTAAGTGCATCGCTGGTCCCCTATTTTTATTGAACAACTCCCCATTTAGTAGGTCAGATAAATTTGTTCCATTTCATTCAGACACCCTTACATGTACCGAAAGTGCGTGGCTGGTCCACTGTTATTACTGAGTTGCTCCCCACTTCTGGGCTGGACCTAACTACTCTGCCTTCGATGACACAGCATGACCCGGTTGGTGTTTGTCTTGGAAACCTGTAGGTGTGGATGCAGTCATAAGGGAATGGGACATGATTAGGGTGGCCCCAACATTGTGTTTTGATGACTGGATGAAGGAACTGGGTAAGGCAGGGGTGGGAAGGGAGTATTGGGctgctgtaatcgattacagatacgctgtaatcgattactattgACATGTACCAAAAGTTCGTTGCTGGTCCCCTGTTATTATTGAGTTGCTCCCCACGTATGGGGTGGACCTAACTACTCTGGCTTCCTTGACACACCATGAAGGAACTGGGTAAGGCAGGGGTGGGAAGGCCTTATTGGgcttctgtaatcgattacagcgtatctgtaatcgattactactGACTTGTACCGAAAGTTCGTGGCTAGTCCCCTGTTATTACTGAGTGGCTCCCCACTTATTTGGTGGACCTAACTACTTTGGCTTCCTTGACACAGCATGACCCGGTTGGTGTTTGAATTGGAAACCTGTAGGTGTGGATGCAGTCATAAGGGAATGGGACATGATTAGGGTGGCCCCAACATTGTGTTTTGATGACTGCATGAAGGAACTGGGTAAGGCAGGGTGGGAAAGGCAGTATTGGGctgctgtaatcgattacagtgacgCTGTAATCGCTTACCATTGACATGTACCGAAAGTGCGTTGCTGGTCCCCTGCTATTATTGAGTTGCTCCCCACGTATGGGGTGGACCTAACTACTCTGGCTTCCTTGACACACCATGAAGGAACTGGGTAAGGCAGGGGTGGGAAGGCAGTATTGGgcttctgtaatcgattacagcgtatctgtaatcgattactactGACTTGTACCGAAAGTGCGTGGCTGGTCCACTGTTATTACTGAGTTGCTCCCCACTTCTGGGTTGGACCTAACTACTCTGCCTTCGTTGACACAGCATGACCCGGTTGGTGTTTGTCTTGGAAACCTGTAGGTGTGGATGCAGTCATAAGGGAATGGGACATGATTAGGGTGGCCCTAACATTGTGTTTTGATGACTGCATGAAGGAACTGGGTAAGGCAGGGTGGGAAGGCAGTATTGGGctgctgtaatcgattacagtgacgCTGTAATCGCTTACCATTGACATGTACCGAAAGTGCGTTGCTGGTCCCCTGTTATTATTGAGTTGCTCCCCACGTATGGGGTGGACCTAACTACTCTGGCTTCCTTGACACACCATGAAGGAACTGGGTAAGGCAGGGGTGGGAAGGCAGTATTGGtcttctgtaatcgattacagcgTATCCGTAATCGATTAGTACTGACTTGTACCGAAAGTTCGTGGCTGGTCCCCTGTTATTACTGAGTTGCTCCCCACTTATTTGGTGGACCTAACTACTTTGGCTTCCTTGACACAGCATGACCCGGGTTGTGTTTGTCTTGGAAACCTGTAGGTATGGATGCAGTCATAAGGGAATGGGACATGATTAGGGTGGCCCCAACATTGTGTTTTGATGACTGCATGAAGGAACTGGGTAAGGCAGGGTGGGAAGGCAGTATTGGGctgctgtaatcgattacagtgacgCTGTAATCGCTTACCATTGACATGTACCGAAAGTGCGTTGCTGGTCCCCTGTTATTATTGAGTTGCTCCCCACGTATGGGGTGGACCTAACTACTCTGGCTTCCTTGACACACCATGAAGGAACTGGGTAAGGCAGGGGTGGGAAGGCAGTATTGGtcttctgtaatcgattacagcgTATCCGTAATCGATTAGTACTGACTTGTACCGAAAGTTCGTGGCTGGTCCCCTGTTATTACTGAATTGCTCCCCACTTATTTGGTGGACCTAACTACTTTGGCTTCCTTGACACAGCATGACCCGGTTGATGTTTGTCTTGGAAACCTGTAGGTGTGGATGCAGTCATAAGGGAATGGGACATGATTAGGGTGGCCCCAACATTGTGTTTTGATGACTGCATGAAGGAACTGGGTAAGGCAGGGTGGGAAAGGCAGTATTGGgctgctgtaaacgattacagtGACGCTGTAATCGCTTACCATTGACATGTACCGAAAGTGCGTTGCTGGTCCCCTGTTATTATTGAGTTGCTCCCCACGTATGGGGTGGACCTAACTACTCTGGCTTCCTTGACACACAATGAAGGAACTGGGTAAGGCAGGGGTGGGAAGGCAGTAATGAGctgctgtaatcgattacagtgacgATGTAATCGCTTACGATTTAGATGTACCGAAAGTGCGTGGCTGGTCCACCGTTATTACTGAGTTGCTCCCCACTTATGGTCTGGAACTACCTACTTTGCCTTCGTTGACACAGCATGACCTGGTTGGTGTTTGTCTTGGAAACCTGTAGGTGTGGATGCAGTCATAAGGGAATGGGACATGATTAGGGTGGCCCCAACATTGTGTTTTGATGACTGCATGAAGGAACTGGGTAAGGCAGGGGTGGGAAGGCAGTAATGAGctgctgtaatcgattacagtgacgCTGTAATCGCTTACGATTTAGATGTACCGAAAGTCTGTGGCTGGTCGACTGTTATTACTGAGTTGCTCCCCACTTATGGGCTCCATCTAAGTACGGTCATTTATAAATaggaataaattattttgtttgaattttttttaattacattaatttattcaaaaacatTTATTCATTATGATTTAATGTTGATGTGACTTTGAAGAGGCATAATGAAGCAGTGTGGTGCATACCTTTTCCCGCTCTCCCATGCAATTGGTAATCATTTATCTTAATTAATCAGAGTTGCATTTAATGTGGGGAAATGGGATGTGACTGCAACACTCCACGTCTTGCCACCTGCTACGTACTCTATGACAATGCATTAAATGCTCCTTCCTTAAACACTATAATTCCTACCTTGTGCATAACTTCTGCTCCATCATGTACTTTGCATTAAATTATCCAACCCGAATCCCTAGCATGTGCATTACTGGTGCTTTTTCTTCCCATTAGGAACTCCACTTTCATTTGTCTGTCTTCGAACTTTGTTAAACTACACATTAAAGGCATTGTTTCCAGGTTGGTAAGAAGCACAACAAGATCATTAAAGACAAAGTAAATTTCTTCCAACACGTTGTCTGTAAGTATACATGGTTATAACGTCCTTTAAAATAGATTGAAGTAGCATAAATTTTCAGTAGGGGAAACCCTCGTCATTGGTGGTCTTTCTTACATAACGATGTATATAAGACGTCTGAGTTAAATAAAACAACATCACACACTTGATTAACACTGTTACTGATGTCTGTATTGTAATAAGTTTGTTTATGCCCTGTGTCCAGAAAACTGCTATATTATTTCCAATTGTATTCATTAACCAATGTTTGCAgggaataaattattttgatggCCACTTATACCAACAACGTCAGTGTGGTTGGACAAACCATTGACGATGATGACAATTGTAATGACTTGGTTCCTACTGTAAACATGTGTTTTGACACAATGGAAGAAGCAAAGAAATTTTATTCCAATTACGGGAGAAGGTGTGGTTTTGGCGTTCGAACGAGAACTTCTAAAAAGGATGACAACAACGAATTGTACTACTTAAGATTGGTTTGTTCTAGGGAAGGTAAATATGTTTCCACCCTTCGTCCAGAGGTAAAAACTGTGCCTAGTCAGATTAATCTATGTCCTGCTGGAATAACCATTGCACGAAAAGAGGGGAAATGGTTTGTAAGGACTGTGGTTGTAGAGCACAGTCATGCCCTCTGTCCAGAAACCTCCAATCTTATCCGTTCTAATAGACAATTGAACATGCATGTCAAACACACTTTGGGGGTGAATGATGATGCCGGTGTACGTATTAATAAGAGTTTCCTTAGCATAGTCAGTGAAGCTGGTGGATATGAAAACATGGAATTTGTGGAGCGGGATGCAAGGAACTTCATTGGTCAACGTAGACGGTCACTGTGTAAGGAGGGTGATGGACAAGCATTGCTACATCACTTTTCAAAAATGAGACAGCTGAATAATGAATTCTTCTACGAGATACAAATGGATCAATATAATAGAATTACTAGTGTATTTTGGGCAGATCCTCGTACCCGAGCTGCATGTGAAGAATTTGGTGATGTCGTCTCTTTTGACACCACCTACTTGACAAACAAGTACGACATGCCATTTGCTCCATTTGTAGGAGTTAACCATCATGGACAATCCATTCTACTTGGTTGTGGATTGCTGTCATCTGAGGACACTTTGTCATTTGTATGGTTATTCAAATGTTGGCTAAGATGCATGGGAAACAAGGCGCCTCACAGTATTGTAACCGATCAATGTAAGGCGATGGCAAATGCAATTCAAGACGTGTTCCCTAAAACAAAGCATAGGTGGTGTTTGTGGCATATCATGAAAAAGCTACCTGAAAAATTTCAAGGGTATAACAATTATGTTGGGATCAAGTGTGATATAAAATCCCTTGTCTATGAGTCTGCTAATGCAGGAGACTTTGAAATTGGCTGGAAACGACTACTTAGCACACATAGTTTAGAAAATAATGAATGGCTATGTAATATGTATGAAGAGAGACAAAAATGGGTCCCTTGTTACTTGAAGAATCAATTTTGGGCCGGTATGTCCACAACTCAAAGAAGTGAGGGAATGAATGCTTTCTTTGATGGATTTATCAATTCCAGTACCACACTTCAACAGTTTGTAGTGCAGTATGATAATGCTCTtaaattcaaggcccaaaaagAAATTGAAGCTGACTTCTCGTCTCTTAATACCAATGTTGCATGTGGGTCTCAATCACCAATTGAGAGACAATTTCAAGTTGAGTACACACATGCAAAATTTGAAGAAGTACAGATTGAGTTTCGGTGCAGGATGAATTGTTTCATCAAGAACACGGTCAAGGACTGTATTTTGAACAACTACACAATAAAAGAAGAGTTCATGTCGGATGGGAAATGTGACGCAAAATATTACCATGTTGAATTTGATCCTTTTACAAACGATACAAGGTGCTCTTGCCTACTGTTTGAGTTTAGAGGCATCCTATGTCGCCATTCGTTATTGGTTTTGGGGCAGGAAGATGTACAAAATGTCCCCTCGAAATATGTTCTTCGTCGTTGGAGCAAACTTGTTCGAAGAAAGCACACACTTATTAGAGCATCTTATAGTCAATTGCATCAGGAACCGAAGATGCAAAGATACCAATCGTTGTGTAAGCGGTTCTATGACATAGCTGAGGCTGCGTGTGAATCTGAAAGTGCTTCTAATGACTTGGAGAAAGAATTGGAATGTTTATCTAAAAAATTGGGTTTCACTTCACCACTGAAAAATAACATCATAAGTGAGGAAGGACAACTAAGGTATGAGAATCCTTTGACCGATACTCCATCGACCCATACATGTGGAAGCACTGATGTACTTGTTCGAAGTCCAGTCGCTGTTAAGCGAAAAGGCAGACCGAGAACTAATAGATTGAAGTCAGCCGTTGAGAGTAGAACTAAAAAATCTAAATCGGCTCCAAGGAAACATTCTGCAACAACAACTGTTCAACCACCCGTGAGTACTTCAAATATTGTAATACACGTATTATTCATTACTTTTCTTATATGTTGGTAATATGTGTTCCTTTGTGCAATCAGGAAACCACAACAAGTACTGTTGCACAACTGCAACAACGCGAGGATCATACAACCCAAAGCCATGAAGTTTCCCAAGTATCTGAAGTTCCTCCAAATGGATTTATGTCATTGTTATCTGCTGTTCATAACAATTTACATAATACACAATGTTGATATATATGGGTTTCGGATGATATGCTTGTACATTATCTGTTACTGGAATGATGTCCATAACCTCCACAGGTAAAATCTTCAATATCAAACACAGCACATGCAAGGCagtagtaatcgattacaaaaattgtgtaatcgattacatcaTTGTTTTTGACATTTAATTTACTTCCTGACggttcaaaacaaaattttgtcTATTTCACAGGACAATGCGCTGACAGTTAATGCTGTCACCGGACAGTTACTGCTGCTCACCCACTACCacaatttcatattaaatacaACTGTAACCTACATCAGTCCTTTGATAACCCTCTACCAGAAACCATTTAACTTCCTACCCCCTTTGGAAAGCGTGGTAACCCAAATGGCAGATCGGGCTCAGAAGAAAATGAGGGCTTCTTCTTTCACACGGGGGCCTCCCAATCGGCCACCGCCATCCCCACCACTCTCTCCACCACTTACGAGTAATGAACTGTTCTCCAACGACGACCAATATGAAAGGTTCTCTACACATTTCTTTGAGCGTCCAATACTGCAAGGGAAGTATGTTGATGTTGACTTTTTTGGTGATGGTACATTCGAATTCTTCGACATCTTGACAAAAGCTGGGCTAATTGATTTTGTCGCTTATAGACGGCACTACTACCCTGAATTAGTCCGTGTTTTCTATAGCAATATGCGGGTTTCTGATTCCGGAGTAATAAGAACTGAGGTGAAAAAGGTAAAAATCACAATCAAACCTTCACTTTTTCATAAACTAACCTCCATCCCTTCTGTTGGTGCTCGTTTTGAAGGAAATCTTGTTGACGAGTGGAAAGATGAATACAATTCTGTTAGTGCTAGGCAATTGATCTGCAAACCGGGTTCAAACATACAAGGTAGAATACTGGCCGGCACTATGAAGTTTCAAACTAGGATACTACATTATGTACTTTGTCGTATATTAGTTCCTCGATCAACGAATGTTGCACAAGCAACAGAGGAGGACATTATGTTGCTGTGGGCACTAATGAATTCTGTTCAGATTAATTGGGGGCATCTCATTCGAAACAGGATGAAAAGGGCTACCAGGGACAACGCCCAACTACCATATCCCCATCTAATAACCACATTCATGGAACACTTTGGTGTGCCTACAGAAACTGATCCTTTTACCCAAGTTAAGAACAAACAGAGGATTGGTTTGGAAGTTCTATCATCATTTGGTTATCACAAAACTCATGAAGGAATTTGGGTTCCCAAAGTTGACGTTGGGAATATACAAGAACAAGTAGGGATTGAAGAAGATGTGGAAGTTGGTAATGAAGAACATGAAGTCCGTCAACCCTCTGTCAATCCACAACCAACCTCTTCTCAGACATTGACTGAAGTCATCAATCAAATACAAGAACTCCGCACTTTCGTGGGCGACAGATTTGACACAATTGAAAATCGTGTTCGAGTCCTTCACGAAGAAGTCATTCAACTCCGCAATCAACTTGAGAGACAACCACCTGCTTAGATAACATTTCTTTCTATAATGTTATGTCccttttaatttcaaaacttgttCTCTGATGTAATCTTGTTAAGTCATTCTCTTAATGTACTtggtttttattattgttatcaaGTACTGGAACAAGTTCTTACGTCACTGAAtaggttatttatttattcaatattcTCGTATTCGAAGTTCAAGTTATAATGTTAGGGCCTGGCGAGTGTACGAGAGAAGAAGATATAGGAGGGATAGGGgagaggacgagcgtcctgagcaAGAAGGGAACCGTACGGAAGCGGACGAGCGTTCTGAGCCGGACATAACgaggggcgaggacgaacgtcctcagcAAGAAGGGAACCGTACGGTAGCGGACGAGCGTTCTGAGCCGGAGATAACgaggggcgaggacgaacgtcctcagcGAGGGGAGGCCGAGCGAGCGGGGCAACAACGAGTGAGGACGAGCGCCCTGGGCGAGCAGAGCGAGAACGTACGTTCGGAGCGAACGGGGCAACGAAGAGAAAGGACGAGCGTCATGAACGACCACAgcatggacgaacgtcctcagcAAGTGGAGGCAACGAGGGGCGACGACGAGCGTCCTAAgggaggacgagcgtcctaaataAGGACGAGCGTCTTGAACAAAGGGAGACGACAACGAACGTCTAACTGGCAAGCGGAAGGACAGGCGGGACTCAAGGGACGTTCAGCACAGTATTACagtaataaatacaataaatatagtaaataaggatAGAATGATTCTTTccagataattataataaatagccAATTACTATCATTCCCTACCTTTTCTGGAAGGAGTGATTAGTATTAATAAAGGAGGCACGTAGAGCTTAGGGTATGTTTTTGATTATTTGAGTATtgtaagagaggttatgctctcgtgTGACTGAAGGAGACCCTTTATGTACACTTATTCAAATGTTGgtatattaatcgattacgactcccccttaatcgattacaccaccGTTGGTTATTCCAAGGTTTCCCTGCCATGATCTCTTAACCTGCCAAACACTGAAAAAATGGTTCCAGACAATACTGGGGAGTTATTCAATCTTATATGGGTAGACCCGTCAGACTTTTGGTACACTATTTTATCGTTGttatattaatcgattacgggTCCcgggtaatcgattacaccaccGTTAGTTATTACCACGTTTCCCTTCCATGATCTTTGAACCTGGCAAACACTGAAAAATGGTTCCAAACAATACTGGGGAGTTATTCAATCTTATATGGGTAGACCCGTCAGACTTTTCGTACACTATTTTATCGTTGttatattaatcgattacgggTCCcgggtaatcgattacaccaccGTTAGTTATTCCCACGTTTCCCTTCCATGATCTTTGAACCTGCCAAACACTGAAAAATGGTTCCAGACAATACTGGGGAGTTATTCAATCTTATATGGGTAGACCCGTAAGACTGTTGGTACACTATTTTATCGTTGttatattaatcgattacgggtccctggtaatcgattacaccaccGTTAGTTATTCCCACGTTTCCCTTCCATGATCTCTGAACTTGCCAAACAATGAAACAACGGTTCCAGCCAGTACTGGGGagttattcaattttttttgggTAGACCAGTCAGAATTTTGGTACACCATGACATTGTTGttatattaatcgattacgggtccctggtaatcgattacaacatcGTTAGTCTGTCCCAGGTTTCCATGCCAGGAACTCTGAAGCTGGTAACACCTTCGTTTCCTCTTCCAAACGCATTATGGTTCACAAAACCTTGCACAATGACGAAGACCGTGGACAAAACCTTTTAAGAACGCTGAAAAAACACGACCAAACACTACTGGGGAGTTATTTACCCATTTTTGGGTATCGCGGACATACTTTTGGTAAACATTCCCATTTCTGGACTAGTAATCGATTAACTctgctgtaatcgattacagctTCCTCAGACCTGGACATTTCATATAAGTACCACAATTTCAACTTCCCACTGCTACCAAACAACAAATGGAATTATTATAACATTCAAAACTGAAACAACCACTTTCTTTATCAACAATACCAAAGAAAATTGTTCCAAATACAACTATCCATAATTAAACATAATCCTAATACTGGAATAATCATAAATTACATTAATCAATCAAGTTTCGGACTATATCCAGTGTAGGGAGTTCTACACACATGGCTTTTGTAACGTTTTCGACGTACTCTTTCCTTCATAACGGTTTCATGGCTGTAAACTCCTCCCTCACAGTCAAAGTTATTGTCAAAATCATGTTGGTTACACGGTGTACTGTAACCACCTTGATCTTTATTATTCCCTTCAAGCAGCTCAGCCTGCAATCTAGATAactcttcttcaagttcttcaattacaccATCTTGTTCCTCTAAAGCATCATTAATACCTTTTATCAGTTTCATATTGATTGTTGATTTGTCTTCTTTATTCAATTCCTCTCCATTTGAATTAACTGATGCTTTGACACATGTTTCACTGTTTTCTGTCCTTGATGCACCATAATCATCAAGCATCTGCAATTTCATCACAATTACCATTACATAAAACATTCATTCAAACAAatgtaataaaatgataaagtaCATACCACACCCGTCTCCATTGCACGTTTAATGAACTTGTCACCAACATTTATATTCATCCAATGCAAAAATCTTGGATATTTATGTACACAAACATTGGAAGGAATGAAACGATCACAAAACCATACCTGAAATACATCATAGACGTCATAATTAGTCATCTCAATTCACAAACAGCAAACAATCCATGGAACAAATTTACCTGGAACACGT harbors:
- the LOC108320329 gene encoding uncharacterized protein LOC108320329; protein product: MNSLLAATHKMRISQTPFKWCLEIGDPLEVNLKLLKKMVRRWVPHHQSFRVSQHLVPFNVQDVFMTLGLGVGGLEVPFDESVVGKVGESFNSKCTKLKDLIHMFNVLVGNDDSEVDGVCRLYVLVCFVVFFFPRKARYVSNMPCLVLDDLDSLSSYDWSSAVHRYLVDSLNRCNKKLLSGSIADSLSISGNAVVLQLWAYERLGLHDDNSAKEFPRVRRFSLLNYTTKKIDVMFKTAEVQFDWYLSENNCLNPIIRRAFNLDEGLRREGSKREEKVEEKVAENEYDENWLLSTLEKLRTNNARIRKVRDEIAAVRKLLADRVKYQKVEQSPSFHEQPADEKHEDQQNEEPGHEENEEPIHEENEERADEEPACTMVVEEEGVAGDHPIVVVDVGDGVDDGEGEVDVQPLNVLPLYVSEIMYQLLSTSECSSLGPRQCVDNMALIFAATMFMYFEKRLTGVIKRIVFSPMFGTHVLHDYRKRPVNQHVWQLLDYQPYFRYDLVRLQALLSADWVFIPIVSDGHWWCYALKVCTFQFYVIDSLANGIKGRCRIDRSIAQNIQRLWGLLTDKLEETKCPLLVEKANIPVQPNTYDCGVIMMKAIEIWDGEDKYDGKSMPDYTNEELAAFRKKYICDWILDEDNVRRLETLQHFGLL